A single genomic interval of Astyanax mexicanus isolate ESR-SI-001 chromosome 4, AstMex3_surface, whole genome shotgun sequence harbors:
- the LOC111188796 gene encoding zinc finger protein 239-like, whose product MEPSPNMEKHQHFVKSFTKQSDLKKHQRIHTGEKPHHCSDCGKSFTAQSTLKNHQRIHTGEKPYHCSDCGKSFTEQSSLKNHQRIHTGEKPHHCSDCGKSFTQQSTLKIHQRIHTGEKPYYCFDCGKSFTKQSTLKIHQRIHTGEKPYHCSDCGKSFTKQSNLKIHQRIHTGEKPYYCFDCGKSFTKQSTLKIHQRIHTGEKPYHCSDCGKSFTKQSTLKIHQRIHTGVKPYYCFDCGKSFTQQSNLKLHQRIHTGEKPYHCSDCGKSFTEQSELILHQCILKR is encoded by the coding sequence atggagccaagtcccaacatggagaaacatcagcactttgtcaagagttttactaaacagagtgatctcaaaaaacaccagcgcattcacacaggagagaaaccgcatcactgctcagactgtgggaagagttttactgcacagagtactctcaaaaatcaccagcgcattcacacaggagagaaaccgtatcactgctcagactgtgggaagagttttactgaacagagtagtctcaaaaatcaccagcgcattcacacaggagagaaaccacatcactgttcagactgtgggaagagttttactcaacagagtactctcaaaatacaccagcgcattcacacaggagagaaaccgtattactgtttcgactgtgggaagagttttactaaacagagtactctcaaaatacaccagcgcattcacacaggagagaaaccgtatcactgctccgattgtgggaagagttttactaaacagagtaatctcaaaatacaccagcgcattcacacaggagagaaaccgtattactgtttcgactgtgggaagagttttactaaacagagtactctcaaaatacaccagcgcattcacacaggagagaaaccgtatcactgctccgattgtgggaagagttttactaaacagagtactctcaaaatacaccagcgcattcacacaggagtgaaaccgtattactgtttcgactgtgggaagagttttactcaacagagtaatctcaaactgcaccagcgcattcacacaggagagaaaccgtatcactgttcagactgtgggaagagttttactgaacagagtgaacttatattacatcagtgcattctcaaaagatag